The DNA region AGCTGTCCTTAAACACTACTAAGAGCTCAGGGAAAGTTTTGTTAATAATGATGAAGAATACATTAATAGTCATTCAGTCacagattcatttatttaaaaacatataaagttTCAAATGACTGCAAAAACTTAAAGATCAATCACATTTTAgtttatatttcatatacatttcGATTTAGTCAAAGTTAAGATACTATGTGGCTATCTTACATAGTGCTTTTCTTTATTGCAAAGTAGTAttaataaaaaaatctaaatgaattTAGACAATATAAGttttacaatttaatttttagGATTTGCCAAGTATTTTCATGGATCAAGGAGATACACCAACACTGGAGGAAGATTTGAAGAAACTTCAACTGTCTGAGTTCTTTAGTATCTTTGAGAAGGAgaaaatagataaggaagctctggtaaaaataatcttttaaaactgTACTCTGTtctgttttcagtatttttattgcttattttcATCATACTGCTGGCTAAGAGCCTGCCCTTTAGAAGCATTTTAGTCATACATACTTTATCATTAGTAATGCTctttagcattatttttttttccatcatataAAGTGATCTTTTCTTTGTGGGAGTTCAAAGTTCAGAGGAGCCACGTTGATAATAGGAATAGAGCAAAgactaaaacccagcacagctCTGAAAACATGAGACCAGGTGTAAAGGCCACTGACTTTTCCAGCTCGTATTTTCTGTTACACTTTCCAGAGCTCTACTTGTgggtatttgcttatttttttgccACCTCggttgtgcctttttttttttccaggtttgtGACACATTTGTTCATTTAACAGGTATTTAGTAAATACCTACTATGATCAGGCAGCTGTACCAAGTATCACGTAGAGTGCTAATAAGGCAGATACAGTTCAAACCTCATGGTGCTTATAGCTTAGTGGAAAAGACACGGGTAGCCAAACACATAATAAATTACAACTGTGCTAAGTTGTAAGTAGGGGAAGTGCACAGTTTAGGAGTGTACAGTGGGATGAGCTGATCTAATCTGGGAGGCGAAGGAAGACTTCCCTCGTCAGGAGCAGCCCTTTAGCTGACCCCTGGATTGTTGTTCTGTTTTGTGCTCTGTGTTTGCTTTATGTCCTCACTGCTCATGTGTGCAAGCAGGAATATAACCTTTTTCGGGAATGGATCATCTGAGGAGCGTGGAAACCGTGGAGGGTTTTTCTGTCATGAAGTTAGATACTCACctctgtaggttttttttttgcaatagtaTCTGTATTACTACAGCATTGATAACTCCagtattgatattttatattccttttttaagctctttattaaGAAGATAAAGTTATTAATGATGCTTTACCACTGGGGACTCCTAGTCATGTAAAGCCAAGAACAGCAGAGTGCTTAGGCCTATTCCTCTCAGAGAACAGGACatttaattgcttttattttgcctagaaataaaaacagtgtTTGATTTTTTATGCTTAGACTTTATGTACAGACAAAGACCTTCAGGAAATGGGAATTCCCTTAGGACCAAGAAAGAAGATACTAAACTACTTTAGGACCAGAAAAAATTCGATGGTATGTGCTTAATATAGCTTATGGGATTAAACAGTGTGTTGACTTCCTTGTACCCTTGTGCTTTGTGAGGTGTATAGGGAGCTAAgcagttttaaaatttacttttggctctcttttttataaattaaatacattttctttattaatatctttaaaaatattatcagtGTCAGAAGTCTTATCTCCCCTGGACTTCTACcattcagtttttttccttttttggtttgCATTATAActaatttattgaaatatattgcacatcacataccataaaattcacccttttaaaatatacagttcaGTGGGTCTTGGTATATTCAGAGTTGAATAACCATTACCACTATCGAATTCCGGAACATTCCATCACGATAGAAAGAAACATCATATTCaatagcagtcactccccattcctccctctgtgaaccactgatctgttttctgtctctgtgtattttcttattctggatgcttcatataaatggagttatacgatatgtggtcttttgtgactggcttctttcacttagcataatgtattCAAGCTATAACCATGTTGTAACAGTACTTGTGCACTGAGTATTTTTGGCCACTGAATTCCTTTCCATAGCCTAGTTGATTATCTTTCAACCATTTAGCAGGTTGCTTGGTTCTGATTTGAGGCTGATAGAGACATACTGTTTGCTTTGATTAGAAAGGCATAGCACTTCATTGAACTCTTCAGTAGCCCCCAATATCCCATAGTGCTCTGCTTTCGTTTGCTCTCATGATGGTTGCCCAAAGTTGCAGTTACTACCCAGAGGCTAGTAACTTGGTGCTACCAGGAGATAGCACCCAGAAGGCTTTGTACAGCTTTCATCATTTCAGAGCATGTAGGGATATCAATTCATAATTTAAGGCAGCTTTGGTTTTCTTTAGCTTTGTTTTCTGAGAGATTCTTCTGAAAATTGTTGACTGTTGTTTCAAAACTTTCCCAAGCCTCCTTTTAAACCAGTAGAAAACTATATAATCCTTTGGATATTTTTACTACTTAGCAGCTCCACAGaactattttttattctttagggTGTTAATAGACCAACCCCGCAATCACCTGCAGGGGCAAATATGTCTAATATCCCCAAAGAGTCAGAGTTCTACAGTAGTACTAATGGTCTGGACGTCGGCATTGGGCAGGTAAACAGTACTCATTCTCTTTGGTCATTTTATTGTTTGCTATTGGTATTGTAGGAACAGATGTAACTTTTATTATCAATAAgatatgctttcatttccttcATCCAGGTGCCTGTAAAATACCCCCGGCTCATCTATAAACCAGAAATATTCTTTGCCTTTGGATCTCCCATTGGAATGTTCCTTACTGTCCGGGGACTAAAAAGAATTGACCCCAACTACAGATTTCCAACATGCAAAGGTTTCTTCAATATTTATCACCCTGTAAGCATGGGATAGCTCTTGTGATGTCACGTGAATATTAGGGCTTATTGGTAAAGAGCATATGATATTCTTTGTGTTGATTTACTTCTTCTATTTTGTAGTAATGAGAAAATTTATAATATGATAGTATGGGGAATTGAAGAGGGCAgaactactatatttaaaaataaatgagcttatAATGTTTCATATTCCTGAGACCATCATTATGATCAGCAGAGGTATATGTAACTATTGTTTTCCGCATGTAGTTTGATCCTGTGGCCTATAGGATTGAACCAATGGTGGTCCCGGGAATGGAATTTGAGCCAATGCTGATCCCACATCATAAAGGCAGGAAGCGGATGCACTTAGGTATGTCTTGAGTCCAGAACCTGATAATTCTAGACCTTCTGATCAGTGCAGGCTGACTGGACCTCATTCACTTTGCTTGGCTGTGTTGAGCCCTTTTACCTCTGTAAACCATGTAGTGTTCTTTTTCACGTGTGTTTCAGAACTGAGAGAGGGCTTGACCAGGATGAGCATGGACCTTAAGAATAACTTGCTAGGTTCACTGCGGATGGCCTGGAAGTCTTTCACCAGAGCTCCATACCCCGCCTTACAAGCTTCAGAAACTGCagaagaaacagaagcagaaCCTGAATCAAATTCAGAGAAGCCTAGTGGTCAGTGACACTGTACACAGTGGTTTCCTGCACCAGTCCAGATAAGAGGGACTCCCTGGTGTCTGGTTCTTATTCTCCCTGGGTCTTCTTAACTTTCCCCTTGTTATTGTTTAGAGCCAACACTATACTATGAGTCCTACTGGGCCTTCAGCTCTGCTGGTTTCTTTCTGTCATCAAATAGCCACAAATTGTGGAAACACATTATCTGTGAGGGAAAATGTTAAGAGAAGCTGAGCATCTAGTAGCTAGGCTTTAAAGCACTCCCCGCTCGGGCAGTGTGGCAGCGACGCTAAGAGCCCACACTGAAGAGCCTTGCCTTACCGGGGCTGTCTGTGTATTCATGGGTCAGTTTCGTTTTCCTGGCTGGGCACTAGCTAGGACACTTCTCTTGATTTCACAGTTAATACTGCAttcttttgctttaattttcaaCTGCCCAAGGAGATCTAACCCTGCTTGCATTTATTTTGTAAACCAAAGGTAAATGGAATTAGCTGTCAAAGGTATAGGAAAGAAAGGGGATTGGATAAAATCAGTGTGGCTTGAGAACAAGCTTTAAGGGCATGGAGAGGAGATGAGAGAGCTTTCAGAGCAGAGTAGCTCGTCCTCTGCTGAGGCTGGAGTGTGAGGGGAGGTAAGGACAGCCTTGGAGGGCTGGAAGCTTCTATGTTCTGACCATGGTTCCTTCATATCCAGATGTTAACACAGAAGAGAACCCTGTGCCAGTGAAAGAGGAAGCCCCCCCCATCCATGTGGGAATGCTGAATGGAGGCCAGCGCATTGACTACGTGCTTCAGGAGAAGCCCATTGAaagttttaatgaatatttatttgctttacaAAGCCATTTGTGCTACTGGTAAGTGTTCCTTTTTGTTCTGGGGGTTTTcttggtcttcagttcagttgcttagtcatgtccgactctttgcgaccccgtggactgcagcacgccagacctccctgtccatcaccaactcctggagctcgctcaaactcaagtccatcgtgtcagtgatgccatccaaccatctcatcctctgtcgtccccttctcttcctatttcagtctttcccagcatcagggtcttttccaatgagtcagttcttcgcatcaggtggccaaagtattggagcttcagcttcagcatcagtcctgccagaaaatattcaggactgatttcctttaggattgactggtttgatctcggtgcagtccaagggactctcaagagtcttttccaatagcacagttcaaaagcatcaattcttcggcactcagccttctttgtttaTTAAGaccaaatatttgttatttgtgtttatttttaacaacatttattattataatttttttaatgacagcCTGGTGTGAGgtcacaggtgtgaggtgatatttcattgtagttttgaattGAATTTCTGTGAGgattagcgatgttgagcacTTTTCATATGCCCATTATCCATTTGTCTTCCTTGGTTGGAACTTCAAATGACACGATTGTGCTATTTTGTATTAATAATTATCTGAACAAGcaatcattctaattccaaaTGAACACCGGCCTGTGctgctttttctacatctgtcAAATACCTGTGATACAATGAAGACttattttactaagcataatatttTTTAGGTccaccatgttgctgcaaatggcagaattctgttcttttttaatggctgtgtattattccattgtaaatatgtaccacatctttatttatttgtctgttgatggatgcttaggtagcttccatatcttagttattgtgaatagtgtggctgtgaacactggggtgcatatatcttttcaagttagtgtttttgtttttcctgggtATATGCCAAGGAGTGGAGTTGccggatcatatgatagttgtatttttatttttttgaggagcctctatACTgtgttccacagtggctgcaccagtttacattcccaccagcagtagataagagttcccttttttccacatccttgccaacatttattatttgtgttctttctgatgacagccattctgacaggtgtgaggtaatgtttcatttttgttttgaattgaATTTCCCTGGGGAATGGTGATATTGActaccttttcatgtgcctgttatcCATTTGTATGTCTCCCTTGGAAAAATATCTCTTcagtcttctgcctattttttgattgggttatttggggactttttttatattgagctttatgagctgtttatatgttttgaatattaaccTGTTATTGCTtatatcatttgcagatattttctcccattcagtagcttttggtttcatcttgtctatggtttcctttgctggcaAAAAGCTTTTATGgattaattaggttccatttgcttatttttgctttgaaaGACAAACCCAAAATATTTTGctatgatttatatcaaagagtgttctgtccGTTTTCTCTTCTAGGAGGTTTGTGGTTTCCACTCTTGTATTTAGATGTTTAATCtgttatgagtttatttttgtatatggtgtgcagaattttatgtcattcttttacatgttgctgtccagttttcccagcaccacttatcgaagaaattgtcttttcttcattgtatattcttgcctcctttgttgtagattagttGACTctgggtgtgtgggtttatttctgggctccataTTCTGGTCCAttgttctgtgtgtctgtttttgtgccagtactaatATATTTCGacaactgtagctttgtagtatagtccgAAGTCTGGGAGGATAACTTTGACAATATAGGGCCTTCTGTGattctgtataaattttagatTCATTTGTGCTAGTTCTGTGCAAAATGTCATGCGTATTTCAGTAGGGATTACATTaagtctgtagattgctttgggtagtgtggtcattttaataatattaatttttctgatcCAAGAGCACAAAATATCTTTTCACTTCTTTATATCATCTTTAGTTTCCTTCCTCAGCGTTTTATAATTCTCGGAGTATAGGCTTTCatttccttggttaagtttattcctagggcattttattctttttgatgtaattttaaattgggattttttttttcttttactttttgataGTTCATTAATATCATATAAAAAGCattagatttctgtatattaatcttgtatcctgcaagtttactgaattcatttgttCTAATAGCTTTTTGGTGGaggctttagggttttctatgtaaagtatCACATCATCTGTAAATAGTGCCAGTTTTACTTCCTCCCTTCCAACATGggtgctttttcttccttcctcccttcccttcctctgattgttgtggcttgGACTTCCAGTACTGTTTATGTTACATTGAAGAAGCAAGAGTGGACAtcttttgtcttgttcctgaatttgGAGGAAaggctttcaggttttcattGTTGTGTATGACgatagctgtgggtttgtcataggcAATCTTTATTATGTTAAGTTATGTTCTCTTTATACCAACTTGGAGAATTTTTGTCaatgtatatttaatttcattaaatgctatttctgtatctattaagatgatcatatcATTTTTGTCCTTCCTTTTGTTGATGTGGTATGTCACACTGATTGAATTGTGAATACTAAAGCATCtttgtatccctgggataaatcccacttgatcattgtgtatgatcttttatttatttttttgagttgtttgttacaatattttattGAGTTTTGTATCTGTAGTCATCAAAGACATTGAtaagtagttttccttttttgtagtgTATTGGTCTGATTTGGGTATCAGGATATGATGGCCTCACAGAATGCATTTGGGagtttcttcctcttcaattttttggaatagtttaaaAAGGATGAGTGTTAAATCTTTGTAATTTGCTAGAACCCCCCCCCAGAagctggtcctggacttttgtttcctGGGAGgttttttttataatttgtacttattatttttggctgttctgggtctctgTGGCTGCgcaggcttttctttagttgcagagcatgggggctcctcattgcggtggcttctcttgttgcgaagcatgggctctaggccgcgcggcttcagcagttgcggctcctgggctctagagcacgggctcaggagttgtggtgcatgggcgcagttgctccgcggcatgtgggatcctctcggaccagggatcgtacctgtgtctcttgcattggcaggcagattcttcgccactgagccaccagggaggcctcctgcgagttttttaaattcaaatacaaTTTCACTACTAGTGTTTGGTTTATTCAGATGGTCTGCTTCTTATTGATTTCAGTCTTgccaatttttatgtttttttagaaatttgtccgtttcttctaggttgtccagtttGTTGGAATATGACCATTGATAGTATCCTCTTATGTTTTTCTAtctctgtggtatcagttgtatttctcctcttgcatttcttattttgattattttggatTCTCTCTTCTTGGTGAGCCTGGTTATCAGTTTTTGATTATCTTTTCAAGAAACTAACTCTTgttttcattgatattttctgttgttttttaaaattttgtatttatttatttatggctgtgctgggtcttcattactacACCAGCTTTtctctacctcacttatcctatcttctgcctccgttattctactcttggttccctccaaagtgtttttgatctcattcattgcattattcatttttaattgactctttttaaacatttcttgcatcttttcaatctttgtctccaggctatttatctgtaactccattttgttttcaagattttggatcatttttattatcattattctaaattctttttcaggtagattccctatctcctcctcttttgtttgacttggtgggcatttttcatgttcctttacctgttgggtatttctttgccttttcatcttgtttagattgctgtgtctggagtgggctttctatattctggaggtctgtggttcctttttattgtggaggatttacccagtgggtggggttagacgattggcttgtcaaggtttcctggttagggaagcttgcgtcagtgttctggtgcatggaacttgatttcttctctttggagagcaatggagtgcccagtaatgagttttgagatgggtctatgtgttaggtgtgaccttgggcagcctgtatgttgacgttcagggctatgttcctgcgttgctggagaatttgcgtggtatgtcttgctctaagacttattggctcttgggtggtggttggtttcagtgtaggtatggaggcttttggacggtcacttattacttaaagttccatgtagtcaggagttttctggtgttctcaggttttgggcttaagtctcctgcctctggatttcagttttattcttcctgtagtctcaggacttctccaacaatacagcactgataataaaacttctaggttaatggcgaaaagattctcccccgttagggacacccagagaggttcacagagttacatgaagaagaggagagggaggagggagatagagatgagcaggaggagaaaaagggggactcaagaggagagagacagatctatgcagttgtctgtacccagagtgttctccgtagcccagacacctacagagattcacagaattggattgggaagagaaggggaaaggaggaaatagaggtcttctgaggtagaaaacagagagtcaagattgggagagaataatcaacacactcctgaataaaaatgggaactgaatttcggtttaaaaatagggcttctctttttttttttttgtaaggttatagtgtattgaaaatgaaaattaaggagtagtagaggagtactagaggactttaaaagaaaaatataaaatagaagagaaaaaggaaagaagaaaaaaaaaaagaaaaaaaatttttttccctaattaaaaaaatcataaaaatctatgaaaatgaaagttaaggagtaatggagtaatagggaattttaaaggaaaataaaagagaaaaaattaaaaaaaaaaaaaaaaaattttttttttcttatttaaaaaaaaaaaagtaaaattatatctaggagtttctctggagctgttgcggtcagtgtgggttcggctcagtttcagagagctcctcgttccagcttacgcttctcgatatctgcaggccccttccggtgtagtcggtgttttctacagggattttaatctgttgcacagtcccttctgaagcagttccctttgtttatttggcttctgtttgccggtctcttcagagcctcatttccgccctcacagaggcgggcggaggtggactcttattcaggtagctagttccgtcgcgctgtggggaggggctggcgctgtggggatgggcttgcgccgcggggatgggctggggctgccgggaggggctgacgctgctttctccgtctgcgctgctcaggctcccggccgctccatatggagcgcgccccgcgctgcgcgaggttccagccctcgggtgttccacaaaagcgcggagcaaaaagctgcgcctgctctctgtgccttccccgtcagagcggtccaggcagcgaggggcttggtgggcgcactcttccccaggtgtggcgcgccccctcccctccacggacccagtctcagtctccgccggcgccagtcgggtgcgcgcgccttctgccctccgcgtccccagccccagtccccgcccgcgccggtcgggtgcctgcggcctgtgtctcgccgcgcccttcccctcccccctgcctcctgcctccggcggggctgggccggtccgcagcctgcgagctcttctctggactttctcggtccctttgttctgcgaacggccggcagcgtgttcgggccggttaatttactctctctcttttggtctcccacagttcaagttggcaactcacagaagctccctccgattgtcctcagggcactcaggccgggaccctaccccaagcaatgccgcctaagagctcccgggacggatctccgtccttagctcttttgtctcactttttatcttttacattttgtcctgcctcctttcgaagacaatgggctgcttttctgggcgcctgatgacctcagctagcgatcagaagt from Dama dama isolate Ldn47 chromosome 32, ASM3311817v1, whole genome shotgun sequence includes:
- the DDHD2 gene encoding phospholipase DDHD2 isoform X4, coding for MRYAVYWDELASEVRRCTWFYKGDKDNKYIPYSESFSQVLEETYMLAVTLDEWKKKLESPNREIIILHNPKLMVHYQPVAGSDEWGSAPAEQGRPRTVKRGVENISVDIHCGEPLQIDHLVFVVHGIGPACDLRFRSIVQCVNDFRSVSLNLLQTHFKKAQENQQIGRVEFLPVNWHSPLHSTGVDVDLQRITLPSINRLRHFTNDTILDVFFYNSPTYCQTIVDTVASEMNRIYILFLQRNPNFKGSVSIAGHSLGSLILFDILTNQKDSLGDTDSEKDLPSIFMDQGDTPTLEEDLKKLQLSEFFSIFEKEKIDKEALTLCTDKDLQEMGIPLGPRKKILNYFRTRKNSMGVNRPTPQSPAGANMSNIPKESEFYSSTNGLDVGIGQVPVKYPRLIYKPEIFFAFGSPIGMFLTVRGLKRIDPNYRFPTCKGFFNIYHPFDPVAYRIEPMVVPGMEFEPMLIPHHKGRKRMHLELREGLTRMSMDLKNNLLGSLRMAWKSFTRAPYPALQASETAEETEAEPESNSEKPSDVNTEENPVPVKEEAPPIHVGMLNGGQRIDYVLQEKPIESFNEYLFALQSHLCYWESEDTVLLVLKEIYQTQGIFLDQPLQ